Below is a window of Colletes latitarsis isolate SP2378_abdomen chromosome 5, iyColLati1, whole genome shotgun sequence DNA.
GCGGGCAAACGGAAACGGAAAGGCATCTGCAAGAAGAGCGTGGTTcgcgcgaaatcgcgaaagaagAGATTCGGAACGCCAGCAGGCAGAGAGGATGAAACGGAGAATGGCGGCGAGTCGACGAGTCGGCAATCGGTCGAGAACGGTTTCAGGGTGGAGAAGAGAACGCTGTCGGAGTACGAGGAGGAAGCGTATCTGGACTTTGACAGAAGCAAGGACTTCAGCGACGAGATTTACGTGTTTCGGCGGGAACCGTTGTTCCCCAGCGGGCCGTTCGACCCGGTGGCCGAGCGTACCGATTTTTATTCGACGGACACCGACGCGGCACTGTACGAGCGCCCTATACCGTCTCGGGGAACGATCGACGATCAAGAGTCCGATCTGAGGAGCGACAAGTCCTGCTTGAGCATCGAGGCGATCATCGAGGCGAACTACCTGCTCGAGGGCGAGAACAACAACGTGCTGCGATCGGCCAGGGAGAAGGTTCGAGACATCTGCGCGACCACATTGGTGTTGGACACGTCGAGCAACGACGGGTCGTCGAAGAAGGAAGTCAACGTCGACGACGAGGCGTTCTCGACGAACGGCAACGAGTACGAGGAGAAGAAGTACTGCTGCGTGGTGTGCGAGGCGCGATTCAAAGGCAGCGGCGGCCTCCGTAACCATTACAAGATCGTACACGGAGCCGGACCGATCTTCAAGTGCGACGAATGTGGCAAGGAGTTCCCGCTGAAGGAGAGGCTGAAGCTTCACGTGAGGACGCACACCGGCTTCAAGCCGTACAAATGCCCGGAGTGCGACAAGAGCTTTGCACGAGGCGGCCAATTGGTGCAGCACCGACGCACTCACAGCCAGGTAAAGCCTTATCGTTGCGGGTTGTGCTCGGGGACGTTCACGTGCGCCGCGAACCTGGCGCTGCACGTGAAACGCCACAACGGCCAGAAGGATCACAAATGCGAGATCTGCGGCCGCGCGTTCGTACGACGGGACGCGCTCAAGAAACACCTGGAATGCCTTCACAGGGACGTAAAGTCCTTCCTGTGCGTCATCTGCAACAAAACGTTCAAGGGCCACCTACCTCAACACATGAGGACGCACGCGCGAGACCGGCCTCACGGATGCGCCACTTGCGGCCAGAGGTTCGCGCAAAAGTCCCAGCTGACCGTCCATCAGAGAACCCACTCCGGCCAGAGACCGTTCAGGTGTCTGGTCTGCTGGCAGGCGTTCGCCCACTCGACCGCTCTGAAGCTGCACACCAGACGCCACACCGGTGAGAGACCGTTTAAATGCGCCGAATGCAACGCCGGTTTCACTCAGCTGCCGCACTGGAAGAAGCACATGAAGTGTATCCACGGCAGAAACGAACCGTACGCCTGCAGACGATGCAAGAGTTTCTTCAGGATCAAGAACGACCTCGAGTGCCACGAGAAGACGTGCCATCCGGAGCTGGGGGCGGCCAACATGGACGGTTCGAGCAACTCGGACGCGATTTTCAGCGAGATCGTCGAGAAACCGTCGACGCCGCCTTCCAAGTACAGGGTGATGACGGTGGAGAGGATGAGGTTGCTGCTCGCGGTCCTGTTAAAGAGGATCAGCAAACAGGAGAGGCTGGACGAGCTGGGATTTGGGAAACGACTGATCGACGAGGTTCTTCACGACTCGCTGATATCTGCCGGCAGAGATCCGGTCGCTCGCGACGGTCTCACGGAACTCGAGACCCTCACCAGAAATCTCGAGATATTTCTAAAATGGACCGTGCCCAAAGAACACTGGGAGAACTTTCGTAAGCTGAACAAGAGTCCCGAAGACATATTGGAAACGCTTACCGCTACCTAAACGAACGTCCAACTGCCTCACCAAAGATCAGTGAAGACGACTTGCCTCGAGAGTCGTCTCGATAGATATGAGATAGTATACTGTCGCGACCCGCGATAATCGTCGGTTACGCGAACTTCGAGAAACGTCGTACAATTTCTCCGAGGGATCGACGAATGTCGGTAACGTTATAGAATTTTCTTTAGTTTAACGTTGATATTTACTAGTCCAAAGTGCAAACGCGGTGTCTACGATTAAATTTGAACAACTTCTTTCTCTCCTTCGACTCTATCATTCTTTAAGCTTCGTTAATTAAGAGATCGACTGATTTATTTAACGGCAAGATGCTAGACGTCGCGTGCAATTCAACGAAAGAATCGGTCCGACGTACAGGGGCCACAGACGTAACGATTTGTCCTGCTAATTGCTATTCTTTAACATCTGCATCGGTCCACTTTACTGTAATCTACGTAAATGGCTGCCCATGATTTTGCTACCTTGCATTTTTATAGAACTATGTCCAACCTTTTATTCTGTTTCGATTGCGGTTCGATTTTATATAATGAAATATATCAGCCTGAACAGCTTTTTATACTGATATTGTAGCGAGGCACGCGTGACTGAAAAAGTAaaatcacgtatacgtgacagcGGCCGTCAAAGTATATTGAAAACGATATAAGAATATACACAAAACCGTAATCGAAATCCATATAGGCTAGAACTAATATACAACTATTGAAACGTTGTATGGTAGAGTCTATATCATACAAGGTTGACTACCACTGATATGAATCGACGTAAAACAAAAATAAGCGATAAATTCAATGTTTCCAGATTTTTTTACCGACGCATTCACTCTGTCGTAAATCGTACGATAATCGTAAAGTGTCTGGGGTTGTTTACGTAAGAACGCCACGGTAGGTGGCAGTAGAAACGCCGCCATAAAACCTGCAACATCGAAGATTCGATTAAAATGTTACATTTTAGTAACACGTGTCGAGTATTTCTTCTTACTTCGCGTTGACTCGTAGTGTGATAAATCGTTACGACTGTGACTCGTGGTAGATGTAAGAAGAAACGTGGAAAACGGCAGACTGTCCTGTAAAGTAGAAACGTTAGCGATACACGCGGAGATTGCATGATTCGATAATAACGTTACGACTATACGCGAAAATTTACGTTTTACACTGTTATTCGTTCGATTCGGAAGTATAATCGTGACACCGGAAACGACATGCCGCTTCGCCGTGTCTGCGCATCCTTTCGACAGTCTAAACGTTAACCTCTTCCGGTGTGCAATTGTGTTTGACTAAAATTTATTAAGGTACAAGGTAATCGCTAAAGTTATGaataattattcaaaattttgGTAACGATATAACCGATAACATCGGTACAAAGCTGATAGATATCACGGATACGATATCGATTTGATCGTTTGATTTGGACAAAATAGATCGACCCCGAAGAGGTTAGGAACGCGTTCGAGCGTGTTTTTCCCGCGGGTGCCATGTGTCATTGTGCTTGCCGCATTATAATATCAAAGAACGTGCGTTATTTGCGTTGTTACATAGGAAATATACGTTGATCGTGATACGCGAAAAAACGTGCGGTACTTATTTTAACGGCGTAATCAAAAATGTCGGGCACGACATCCATCGACCAGGCTGACGACAGAACGGATTGAGAGTGAGATCCGTTTCGATCGACCGAAAGGTACGTTcatcgattttttaaatctaGTATAGGAGAAAAAGAGGTATATTTTCGACGCAAAAGTGCGTAAGAATCTTCTTGCCATATTTCTTAGCGTATATCTATGCATGCGAGTGCACGCACGTACTGTGTCATTGAAACGTCATTATAATTGCACACTTTAGCGTATATTAGGTTCGTAGACGATCCTTTACGAAAATTTAAGAGGCTAAATAGGATCTTAGAACTGCACGTCGTTTATTGCAATATATTCTTTTATAGCTAAGCGAATAATTCTCCGGAAAAAAAGCGTACGTTAGGTTTCGTAAGTATCAATGAAATTCGTGCCCTTTTTCCATTTTAAGAAGTAAATAATTCACTAAGCAGAAAGTGATTTAATAACATACGCGTATTTTCCAGGGAACTGTTCAAACGTTATGGTCCTGTATTTATACGCGCAACATGTACCAAGTTGTCGAAAAGTTCGCTGCTTTTAACCCttaactgtacaactagtatcgtTGGGCATTTAGACCTCTCAAAATATGGTATCGGAAAAATTAGAAGTAGTGATATTATCGAAgtattctactgtaaaacgcggATTTTTATGAAATGTTTTCAAAGGTTTCTAGTAGAATACTCCCTTAACGTAGTCGCTGGACCACGATACCAGTTAAGGGTTAACTTTATCGATACGTAGATAAGAGAATTTTCTTTACGCGACGCGATACAGTTTTTGTTTCCTTAAGATAGagagaatttctttttcgttGTTGGGAGCGAGTTAGAGCTCCAGGTTGGCGTCGaaccaaaataaaattatacgttAACGTTGAAATGCATTTCGCGGAACTTAGTACATGAAAAGCGATGCGCCACGCGATTTCGTTTTGTGTTCACGGAATCTCCATTCGTCGTACGCTGAGAATGGAGACTTCGATGCCGAAAGACCTTACCCTCGCTCCGTTTCTATTATAGTTGACATGGTTATTCGTTATCTGACCTCGGTACGCATTCGCGTGTATTGCCGTATTGTACGTTTAATTGCTCGTACGCGTGCTCGGAAGAAGCGCGACATCCTTTAGATAGGTGTAAGTAAATGTGAGCAGACAATAATGAAGAAGGTTGCGAGATAGATATATATTAGCCATTGAAAAAaaagatatataaatatatatatatatatatacacacacataTATATCCATATACACATACGAATATACGTTATATTATTGTGCGATACATGTTTGAAATCGAACGAAAAATGAGAGAAAATGAATATACGTTAATGCGTTTCCTATTATATTAGTACTGTAACGTGTAATATGTTTAATTTGTTAAAAACGTTTTAATTCCGTTGAACGTTCAGCAGGGTGCTATTTTGTATTGCGCAAACATTTCGAATATTACCTGCTATCGTACGCGCGTCAATCGGTGGAAATCAAATTTTCATCAACGGCCGTTTGTAAACGAACACTTTGACGACGGATGTAGTATTAATGAATTCATTACACGGTCGAAGGTTGTGTTCTTCGTTTGCGATCGGTGATTTTTAACAGTTTAACTGCCGGTCGAAAATTGTGTACGTCTTACACAGGCCAAAAatagttttatatttaaatatgcTACCCTTGCCACTTCCCTATTTAGCGTGTAGACAGAAACGAAAATGTCTTTTTATGCACAGTGTACGCGTTAAACCTCTTAAAGAAATGTTTCGGACAAAACTTAACGCGTACAATTCTGTATAGAAATGTTAAACACGCTATTAAACGGATCAATCAAAAAGCATTAACGGCAGTCAAATTGGTAAAAACGCAAAGCGGCCAATGTTCATCGAGATCCAAAGatcattatttatataatttcgtTGGAAAACTTTAAAAAAGTCGACGAAAAGCTGGACATAATTTCAGATAAATTAACGATACGGGCAAAGTTTTATTCGAACAAAAATATACCGGCAAAGTTTAGTTGTTAAAATCAGGGTCATCCTGTgtaattataatttctttttatttctataACGAGCAACGGATGAGcttattttttgtttcttttaagtTCATGTAtggataagaattttgcccGTCTCTGGTGATTTGTAACGTGTTCTGTTGCGAGAATTCACTCGGTCGTGCGTTTACGTAGGTAGGTAAAGCCACGACAAGATTATGTTGACACGAACCGATAGCATATTGTTTCGAAATTTATTCGAAAGATCGAAATCTACTCTTCTGACCGGCGTAGAAATGCAAACAGGGGTCGCGAGACATTGAATATAGAatgtagaatatagatcgaggtCAAAGGAGACACGTCGTGCGCATTCGGTCGCTCGAAAGTTGAGACAGAGGGAAAATAAGATACACGGAAGAAACTCGAGACGGAGATTTCGATGTTTCGACGAGACAGCGCTTAAAAATTTTTCGCGTTACTTTTAAGTTACGGTGCCAAagcaaaagaaattaaaaaaaaaaaccaaaaaaaaaaaacaaaaagaattcTTAGCCAACGCTACGAATGTCGCGTGCACGACCTAATGTGTCTGTTGTTATCTTTCGCCGTCACTCGCGTGACGATTACGAACGAGCGTTCCTGGACATTTACGTTACCCGCGTTTTCCCTCGTTCTTTTTCCGTTGAACGCATTATCGAAAGATTCAAACTTCTATTTATTGTTTTTCATTAGTGCCATAAATATTACGTAACTGATGCCGTACTGTATGTTGTGCTGTACGACGAGTACAGTgattcgaataaaatgtttttttctttatagatattttatttaaacgtaTAAGAAAATACAAAcacgtgtatatgtatatagtgTAGTAACAAAAGTCTTATTCAAAACGAACGGagattatattttatactatGCCCGTGAATAATAACAACAACCACGGATAACGCATAATGATTATGAGAGTACGCGACACGACGATTACCATTTATGATATGCACAGACTTAATCTCTGTCGTTGATTGTATTGGCCGGACGACCGTACTTCCATTCGAGCACGAAGTTTTTCCTTAAATCCGTTTGGAGATTTTGTACGGACAAGCACTGAAACATTTTGTAAGAATATCATCTGTATATTCGCGTAAGTGACCCACGGATGTATACGACTGCGTTAGAGTATATTTGAACTCACGTTTTGTCGATCGTTATACTCGAATTTCACTTTACGACCTTGTAAGGTAACTTCCAAGACGTTGGATGTTACTCCCCACATATCTATTTTGTCGAGGACGACCTTCTGGTTGAAGGCACTTTCTTTCGTTACAGAACTGGACAAAGTATTGTTCTCAACGACGAAGGACACCCACGCAAACTGTCCCGTTTCGAGTGAGTCTAAAAAGGTTCgcgtaaaagaaaaagaaaaagaaagattgcgACGTCGATCGATACCGATACGACAGAATATGCAATTATTCAATTATGTGTATTACAATACCTAAACTGTCGCCGTCGTCCCAATATAATTCTCCTTCTGCCTTCTTAAATTCATCCAACGTAATTAACAATTCAAAATTGTTTTTTCTACTGTCCGTTGTTGTTGCAGCCGGTTCTTGAGCCGGCAAAACAGACCCCCCGCGAATCATTAGCGGTATAGTATCCAGCGGTGCATCCAACGTACGTCGTCCATCGATCGCGAACACACCAATTTTCGTATAAAGATCGTACCATAGTCCACGCGGCAAATAAGCGCTAACGTTCACCGCGTTCTGACGATGACAACGTACAAATTAAACATAGCAAATAGTGATAATGTGTCGATAGTCTAgtcgattatttttaaaaaattttattagcCAGAACTCACTTCTTTTAAAACAGGAACAATCATCAGAGAGCGACCCCACAGGAACTGAGTATCGATATCGTACGTGGCTGGATCATCGGGGAATCTGAAAAAAGGGAATTTGTATGAATACTCCTAAACAACAATCATGGTTGCAGACACTTACTCGAAAAACAATGGCCGCGCCACAGTTTCCCCAAATTTGTGCGCTCGGAAGAACAAGGTGTATAAATATGGTAAAAGCCAGTAACGTATCTTAAGAGCGCGTATCGACGATCGCACCACTAAATCGCCCATAGCAACTGGATCTTGCTCCTACGCACACATACGTACATAgcatcgaataaaatattcgaGTATATTTAATGAGTTTTTAAATAAGCAACAATACGAACGATCGTGTCGTCGGAATTATGATTACGAGAGAAGGGATAAAAAGCACCAAGTTGCATCCAACGATTGCATAATGCAGTTGTGGTATTCCAATTGAATCCGCAAATATCAGCGCCAACCATTGGTATTTGATAAAAGTTAAACGATAGCATCGCAGGAATGCTCAATCTTAAATCGTGCCTAACGAATGATAACGATTAATAAAACGATTCGTTCGCCGATAATTCGTACTCTGTATGCGTATTAATTACCATGTGGAGAAAACATCTCCTGTCCAATGACCAGCATAATATCCATGTCCTACCCACGTCGAACGAGAAATTATAAATGGTCTTTTGTGCCGAATTTTAGTCAGTGCGCTGCGTCAATTTATTTGTCTTATTAGAAACCGTATTTTCATTTGCGCGTTCACTGTCTTATGTACTTACTAATTCGTAGCTACCGCCTGACTCATGCCATAAGTATTGTGGAGATTGTAGTGCGGTCCTAAATAGTGTTTGGCATCCATACACAGCGTTTTCGATGCGAGTGTACTTTCAATAGTATGGGGAACGTATTTCGGATAATCTAAACTATTGTGTGTACATCCATTTTTGAGACCGTTGTAAAAATTTGATGGTTCGTTCATGTCCTGGAAAATACAAGATACGAATGAAACAAATATTAACACTACTATTTCTCTACTAATAATAGACACGTACGATCCAGGCACCATCGTATGCAAACTTGTCGTGCATATCTTTCATCATACGAAAATAATAATCTGGCGTTTTAGGATTCGTGAAGTCGGGCCACACAGTGGCAACGAGATTCCAAACTTTACCGACAAATGGCAGATTAGTTGCTCGATCCTTAACAAATATATCTTCTTTCAGGCCTTCGTCGTACGGCATGTAAGTTCCGTTAATTTCAGAAGCAGATATTCCGGCATCGATCAAGGGAATATAATGCATTCCTCTCTGTAATACGTAATACGTTATTAGATGCATTTAccaatatttctttaaaaacgTACGCGAACGGTATAATCATACCGAATGTATTTCTTCCAAAAATTGCGGTAGATCCTTGAATTTATCAATATTGTACGTAAAATCGTTGTTTTTATCCATGTAATCTAAATCGTTCCATTGGGTATCCTGAATGTAATACGAACTGGTTAAAACAATCGAATTAGTCTTGTTTAACACGTTAAAGACCAAGCTAGTAAATTTCACTTTAGTTTAAAATGTTTCaatgtttttttaatattattttttaaatttaatgaaaaaaaaaatataatgccGATCGTTTAACGTGTTGAATCGAGTGAAATTCACTCagtgaatataaatataaatattacaaatGGAATTCCAGCTGCTATGGTTCTTTTCCATACTTCTTTTGTTTTCTCCAAAGTATTATATCCGTATCTGCATTGTTACAAAATGTGTTAAATAATATAGAAGTTGCTCGCTAACGATAATGTGCATACCTGCATAAATGAAAACCGAGGGACCAATATGGAGGAAGAAAAGGTTTTCCTACTATTTCGGAGTATTGTCTTATAACGTCCGCTGGGGTTGGTCCCAGAAAGAAATATATGTCAAATATACCCCCAATAGTTCGAAACGTTATACCGGGCGATGGTTGTAGTATCACGTCTGAAAATGACGAACGATCTAGCAAATGCTTGTGGACGCGTTCAAAGAAAAACTAATGAAAAATGATTTAAGAGATCAGTACCCATAGTGTTACTGTTGAGAAACAAAACTCCGTGAGCTTTTCCAGAATTTTCAAGTATTAAATAAAAAGGATGAGATCCGTATAAATTTGCCTAAATTAAAAAGAATCCTCTGTATACAGAAAGAAAGAACTCAAAACGATATATAAAACGTATCTACGTACATTTTCCATCGGCGGTTGATCCAAATTCGATAACGTCAGAATCTTCCAATTAGTGTCCAATTTTAAGTTTGTTTCATGTTCACCAAGACCATAAATGTTATGAGTTGGTAAAAGAGCACTTATTTGCAAGAATTGGTCAGCAAATATGAAACCTCCAATATTAATAGAGTCAAATCTGAATATGAAAAGAaaacattaatattttataaactgATCAATATAGGttctttattattgtaatttatgtgTCCAAAATTCAGTTTAAACATTACTTACAACACTGTATCATCTGTGGTCCTGTGTActttgaaaccaggtttggtgtcATCAACATCTAATTTATACTTTGCATCAATGTTTCTTTGTGAAAATGATTTAGTGTCAGACCTGATAGGCCATGGTGGTTCATACCGTTTTTTCGAAGCGTCGTATATTTTTAAACGCAAAATCGAATCATCTACACTACTGGTTTCTACTTTAACAAGAGGTATATCATTTCCATAAAAGGAACTACCTGTTTGTTTAAGAAATCCAGAAACATCATTTCCATTTCTGCTCAAATTTGTATACTTATATAGACTCCAATTATTTGGATAATAGCATAATGGAACTCTCAAAGGTACTTGTGAATTTGAATTCTGTTTAGTGACTGGTTTCCAGCAACAGCCTCTGCTTGTGCAAGATGATTCTGATGCTTCATCTTCAGGGTGGCAATCAAACCGTAATATTTCTGGAACATTGTTACACTGTAAcagataaaaagttattaataatgagtgaaaattattatagaaaatctgataaaaatttataattacaTTGTTTAGAACTTACTTGTGTAGTTTCAGTTGCTTGAAATACTATATCAACAAATGCTACATCGTATTCATACTTTTGGTTAATAGTTATACCATTTGCAGCATCAATAAATTTGTAACTTCCACTTAGATTGCTTTCATTGTCTTCGATAGAATTTATGTCTCTTTCGTATAtctcaataaaaatatatttgactTGTCTTATAAACAATATCAAAGCACAGCAGGTAATAACGTATAAAGCTAATTTCAAAAGACTGCATGGcaatatatattgtaaacacacaTTTAAAGGTACATTTTTTGACGGATGCTGTTTCGTTTTGTTTGAATCAATTTTTATTGATGTATTTACTTTTGGAGATTCTATTACGGGATCGTTTTTTGACAGACACGATTTTCCGAGATCCGTTTTCATAATCAAACGATCCATTTCTACGTCAATCATTTTGACAAATCTTTTTTCCCGACTGCAAATTATTTCTTATTCAAATATTCTATCCACTGAGAACACTGTACTAACAAAGGAGATTCCAATTTCCATCAACCAACCACAATAACATTATAAATAGCTACTCTAATCAGTAGAATGACTCATAATATAACCTTAACATCACACACGAAATACGATCGTATTTCTAgtaaagaataattttatttatacttttgtacattttatacatatttcagtatTTTGCATCAACCTCGATAGATCATTAACCAGACTAAAATCTTCAACAATTCTTAAACCATATTTGAATCATTCTTCCGCTTACAACGCTATCATAGTGTTTTTTTCATTGTTTATATCGCATTGTTTACTTCGAGGAAATAAAAAAACAGTAATTACTCGGAAGTACGTCTTCTGGTCACTTATTTTCAAAACAAAGTTATCGTAACGACTTCTTATTTAAGCTATACGTGAAGTGTCAGCTTTCAGAATATATAATTTTGTAATCTAGGAGCAATACTTTTTAcagaaaaaacaaaaaacgttatctacttaaaatatttaatattatttactgGCCAATCTAATAAAATGATTATTCTTGAAAGCAACTGAAACAaatcaatatttattaaatttacaaaattcgtATTTACACTTTCAAAGAATAAACAAAACTAAATTTTTTACATGTTTTTATACACAACTTTAATACACATGTAGTTATCGGgaataaaaaattacatttttatcACGTTGAATTGATTTGACAATTTTCTTTCTGTTCTTCGCACTTTTCCACGATTTCTGAAACAAAACGTTAAATACTAAACTTGCAACACGAATAAATACGTAAAGCTTCTAAAAAAATGCCTACTTTGAACGATATCTTGTAACGTAAGAACAGTTGGCGAGTCCGGAACttccgttaaaaaatttttgCCCTCGTCGCAGCATCTAGCCAAAAGCGGATCTAACGGCAAAGAACCAAGAAACTCTACATTCAATTCCTTGGCCATTGCACGGCCACCTCCCGTCGATGCAGGAAATATCTCAACAGAATCCTATTTACAAGTATATTTCGATTATATGATAGTTTATACCATCGTCCAACCGATTCCATACTGTTCCCGATACTTGCCTTACATTTAGGACAAACAAAAATACTCATATTTTCGACAACACCTAAGATTGGAACGTTTAATTTTCTACAAAAATCAATCTCTTTTCTCACGTCCAATAGTGCAACCTGTTGTGGGGTTGTCACAATTATTGCTCCTGTAATACCTGCACCTTTAAGATAAGATGTAGCCGATAAATGTTCGTCCGATGTGCCGGGAGGTGTATCTAAAATCAGGTAATCTAAACTACCCCAATCAACTTCTGACAGAAATTGTCTAATCATCCCTAAAAATAATAACGTGAAATTATAAAATCTCTGTGGTTATTCATTTCTCCTTACTACCACAGTATTAAGAAGGTACCATTCTTTTTTGGTCCTCTCCATATTACTGCATCACTTGGACTAGCAAGTAAAAATCCAATAGACATTAGGGACAAGTTGTCCTCTATGTACTAAAagaataaatttcatttaaatagggcaaattttattcgcgaataacgaaaaTTACTTAACAACTGTAGAGAAATGAATGGAGACTTACTACTGGAGACCATCCTGATCCACTTTGATGAACTTGTTC
It encodes the following:
- the LOC143342172 gene encoding uncharacterized protein LOC143342172 isoform X1, giving the protein MATLNVQQTVLNETTGTEPREDVELTELLPVKQNGIFKDPDANANENLDTDTIADGTTDALKVLRRFATDGCIEDAQDFQLRDFAFCGKLEKQSRKPRQGKGKVEDRTFEAEAGKRKRKGICKKSVVRAKSRKKRFGTPAGREDETENGGESTSRQSVENGFRVEKRTLSEYEEEAYLDFDRSKDFSDEIYVFRREPLFPSGPFDPVAERTDFYSTDTDAALYERPIPSRGTIDDQESDLRSDKSCLSIEAIIEANYLLEGENNNVLRSAREKVRDICATTLVLDTSSNDGSSKKEVNVDDEAFSTNGNEYEEKKYCCVVCEARFKGSGGLRNHYKIVHGAGPIFKCDECGKEFPLKERLKLHVRTHTGFKPYKCPECDKSFARGGQLVQHRRTHSQVKPYRCGLCSGTFTCAANLALHVKRHNGQKDHKCEICGRAFVRRDALKKHLECLHRDVKSFLCVICNKTFKGHLPQHMRTHARDRPHGCATCGQRFAQKSQLTVHQRTHSGQRPFRCLVCWQAFAHSTALKLHTRRHTGERPFKCAECNAGFTQLPHWKKHMKCIHGRNEPYACRRCKSFFRIKNDLECHEKTCHPELGAANMDGSSNSDAIFSEIVEKPSTPPSKYRVMTVERMRLLLAVLLKRISKQERLDELGFGKRLIDEVLHDSLISAGRDPVARDGLTELETLTRNLEIFLKWTVPKEHWENFRKLNKSPEDILETLTAT
- the LOC143342171 gene encoding lysosomal alpha-glucosidase, with the protein product MIDVEMDRLIMKTDLGKSCLSKNDPVIESPKVNTSIKIDSNKTKQHPSKNVPLNVCLQYILPCSLLKLALYVITCCALILFIRQVKYIFIEIYERDINSIEDNESNLSGSYKFIDAANGITINQKYEYDVAFVDIVFQATETTQCNNVPEILRFDCHPEDEASESSCTSRGCCWKPVTKQNSNSQVPLRVPLCYYPNNWSLYKYTNLSRNGNDVSGFLKQTGSSFYGNDIPLVKVETSSVDDSILRLKIYDASKKRYEPPWPIRSDTKSFSQRNIDAKYKLDVDDTKPGFKVHRTTDDTVLFDSINIGGFIFADQFLQISALLPTHNIYGLGEHETNLKLDTNWKILTLSNLDQPPMENANLYGSHPFYLILENSGKAHGVLFLNSNTMDVILQPSPGITFRTIGGIFDIYFFLGPTPADVIRQYSEIVGKPFLPPYWSLGFHLCRYGYNTLEKTKEVWKRTIAAGIPFDTQWNDLDYMDKNNDFTYNIDKFKDLPQFLEEIHSRGMHYIPLIDAGISASEINGTYMPYDEGLKEDIFVKDRATNLPFVGKVWNLVATVWPDFTNPKTPDYYFRMMKDMHDKFAYDGAWIDMNEPSNFYNGLKNGCTHNSLDYPKYVPHTIESTLASKTLCMDAKHYLGPHYNLHNTYGMSQAVATNYALTKIRHKRPFIISRSTWVGHGYYAGHWTGDVFSTWHDLRLSIPAMLSFNFYQIPMVGADICGFNWNTTTALCNRWMQLGAFYPFSRNHNSDDTIEQDPVAMGDLVVRSSIRALKIRYWLLPYLYTLFFRAHKFGETVARPLFFEFPDDPATYDIDTQFLWGRSLMIVPVLKENAVNVSAYLPRGLWYDLYTKIGVFAIDGRRTLDAPLDTIPLMIRGGSVLPAQEPAATTTDSRKNNFELLITLDEFKKAEGELYWDDGDSLDSLETGQFAWVSFVVENNTLSSSVTKESAFNQKVVLDKIDMWGVTSNVLEVTLQGRKVKFEYNDRQNCLSVQNLQTDLRKNFVLEWKYGRPANTINDRD
- the Nubp1 gene encoding NUBP iron-sulfur cluster assembly factor 1; this translates as MADVPTDAPQHCPGTTSKDAGKASMCAGCPNQTLCASNVTKQPDPGIALVKERLSTVKNKILVLSGKGGVGKSTVTSLVSRSLAATNPHINVAVLDIDICGPSQPRVLGVLEEQVHQSGSGWSPVYIEDNLSLMSIGFLLASPSDAVIWRGPKKNGMIRQFLSEVDWGSLDYLILDTPPGTSDEHLSATSYLKGAGITGAIIVTTPQQVALLDVRKEIDFCRKLNVPILGVVENMSIFVCPKCKDSVEIFPASTGGGRAMAKELNVEFLGSLPLDPLLARCCDEGKNFLTEVPDSPTVLTLQDIVQKIVEKCEEQKENCQINST